A genomic segment from Sulfuritalea hydrogenivorans sk43H encodes:
- a CDS encoding TetR/AcrR family transcriptional regulator, giving the protein MEASAHPRQRRKEARPAELMAAALELFVEKGFVGTRLDDVAARAGVSKGTLYLYFDSKEALFKAVIQEGIVPILEEGAGLVDGFEGSTADLLRALIGEWWQRIGNTPLAGVPKLMISEAGNFPELAIYYHDAVIVRGRDLMRRTLQRGIGSGEFRAVDVETAIDVIFAPVLMMVIWRHSLGACCGVAHDPQTYLQTHFDLALGGLMAPAATGRRRA; this is encoded by the coding sequence ATGGAAGCTTCAGCGCACCCCCGCCAACGCCGCAAGGAAGCCCGTCCCGCCGAACTCATGGCGGCGGCGCTGGAACTGTTTGTCGAAAAGGGATTCGTCGGCACGCGGCTGGACGATGTGGCGGCGCGCGCGGGAGTATCGAAGGGAACGTTGTATCTCTACTTCGACAGCAAGGAAGCGCTGTTCAAGGCAGTGATCCAGGAGGGCATCGTGCCGATTCTGGAAGAGGGCGCGGGCCTGGTCGATGGTTTCGAGGGCAGCACCGCCGATCTGCTGCGTGCGCTGATCGGTGAATGGTGGCAGCGCATCGGCAACACGCCTCTGGCCGGGGTGCCCAAGCTGATGATCAGCGAGGCGGGGAACTTTCCCGAACTGGCGATCTACTATCACGACGCAGTGATCGTGCGCGGTCGCGACCTGATGCGGCGCACGCTGCAGCGGGGCATTGGGTCCGGCGAGTTTCGCGCCGTCGATGTCGAAACCGCAATCGACGTGATTTTCGCGCCGGTGCTGATGATGGTGATCTGGCGCCATTCGCTGGGCGCTTGCTGCGGTGTCGCCCACGATCCGCAAACCTATCTGCAAACCCATTTCGATCTGGCCCTGGGGGGGCTGATGGCACCGGCCGCCACGGGCCGCCGGAGAGCCTGA
- a CDS encoding GMP reductase, with product MRIEEELKLDFQDVLIRPKRSTLTSRSDVDISREFVFRHSGRGYRGVPIIAANMDTVGTFEMARVLARHQLATALHKHYAEAELTEFFRELPETTTAFYSMGITREDYEKFCRVKQEVGDAVSFVCVDVANGYTRSFVDALHRLRDAWPQITIMAGNVVTGEMAEELILDGADIVKVGIGPGSVCTTRKMTGIGYPQLSAVIECADAAHGLGGLICADGGCTSPGDLAKAFGGGADFVMLGGMLAGHDECMGEVTERSGKRKVRFYGMSSRTAMDKHAGGVANYRASEGKEVLLDYRGPVEGTVLEILGGVRSACTYVGAHKLRELSKRTTFIRVARQLNEVFGQS from the coding sequence ATGCGCATCGAAGAAGAGCTCAAGCTCGATTTTCAGGATGTCCTCATCCGGCCCAAGCGCTCGACCCTGACATCGCGTTCGGACGTGGATATTTCACGCGAATTCGTCTTCCGCCATTCCGGCCGCGGCTATCGCGGCGTGCCCATCATCGCGGCCAACATGGACACGGTCGGCACCTTCGAAATGGCCCGGGTACTGGCCCGGCACCAGTTGGCCACGGCGCTGCACAAGCACTACGCCGAGGCCGAGTTGACGGAGTTTTTCCGGGAACTGCCGGAGACAACGACCGCCTTCTATTCAATGGGCATCACCCGCGAAGACTACGAAAAGTTCTGCCGGGTGAAGCAGGAAGTCGGCGATGCCGTTTCCTTCGTCTGTGTCGATGTGGCCAACGGCTATACCAGGTCCTTCGTCGATGCTCTCCACCGCCTGCGCGACGCCTGGCCGCAGATCACCATCATGGCCGGCAATGTCGTCACCGGCGAAATGGCGGAAGAACTGATTCTCGATGGCGCCGACATCGTCAAGGTCGGCATCGGCCCCGGCTCGGTATGCACCACGCGCAAGATGACCGGCATCGGCTACCCGCAACTCTCGGCCGTGATCGAATGCGCCGACGCCGCGCATGGACTGGGCGGCCTGATCTGCGCCGACGGCGGCTGCACCTCGCCGGGCGATCTGGCCAAGGCCTTCGGCGGCGGCGCCGACTTCGTCATGCTGGGCGGCATGCTGGCCGGCCACGACGAATGCATGGGCGAAGTCACCGAGCGAAGCGGCAAGCGCAAGGTGCGCTTCTACGGCATGAGTTCGCGCACCGCGATGGACAAGCATGCCGGCGGTGTCGCCAACTACCGCGCCTCGGAAGGCAAGGAGGTACTACTCGATTACCGCGGACCGGTCGAGGGCACGGTCCTGGAGATTCTGGGCGGGGTGCGTTCCGCCTGCACTTATGTCGGCGCACACAAGCTCAGGGAACTGTCCAAGCGCACTACCTTCATTCGCGTTGCGCGGCAGTTGAATGAAGTGTTCGGCCAGTCCTGA
- a CDS encoding arylesterase, whose product MFALLALLFVAACGKPKEAALPPGAKVLALGDSLTAAHGVTPEEAWPALLGKRTGWVVINAGVSGDTSAGALQRLPALLDEHAPTLVLVTLGGNDMLRRLPQGQTVSNLGQMLTLVKVRGSKAVLLATPKPSIAGAVFNNLSAADFYQQVAKEHQAPLIEDALPEVLSNTDLKADQLHPNVAGHALLSKKIFEALKAIGYAR is encoded by the coding sequence GTGTTCGCGCTTCTTGCCCTGCTGTTTGTCGCCGCCTGCGGCAAACCGAAAGAAGCCGCCCTGCCGCCGGGCGCCAAGGTTCTGGCGCTGGGAGACAGCCTGACCGCGGCTCACGGCGTCACGCCAGAAGAGGCGTGGCCAGCCCTGCTGGGCAAGCGCACCGGCTGGGTCGTGATCAATGCCGGCGTCAGCGGCGACACCAGCGCCGGCGCCTTGCAGCGCTTGCCGGCACTGCTCGACGAGCACGCTCCCACGCTGGTGCTGGTGACCCTGGGCGGCAACGACATGCTGCGGCGGCTGCCACAAGGGCAGACGGTCAGCAACCTCGGACAAATGCTGACGCTGGTGAAGGTCCGCGGCAGCAAGGCGGTGCTGCTGGCGACGCCGAAACCGAGCATCGCCGGCGCGGTCTTCAACAATCTGTCCGCTGCCGATTTCTACCAGCAGGTGGCCAAGGAACACCAGGCGCCGCTGATCGAGGACGCACTGCCCGAGGTCCTCTCGAATACCGACCTCAAGGCCGATCAACTGCACCCGAATGTTGCCGGCCACGCCCTGCTGTCAAAGAAGATCTTCGAGGCCCTCAAGGCCATCGGCTATGCCCGGTAG
- a CDS encoding carbonic anhydrase gives MSVFRMPPAFASTLAATALVLLVNCPVQAANWQGVIAGQNETIEIDKARIAGSAGGITGWSRIILGRDVKDPGGVYNEIHAQNLYDCAGRRFTTLRRAYFNGDTLVREEPVSRQRANKIQIGSIDERLLNEACRVHAASAAAAVANAASRSALDMQDPERATAMHADMRTLAEGARPRIVPVADASPKPVAPAAVAPAAPATAAPTPAGEKPRHIMLPAIDKAAADQAASSAGIKPGAAPASAPAPTPAKPGAKPEVKAVATAASQAAAKPTESASERRLRELQYATSGPRKTVIKKKPAPPPVAENPAADMHAHWSYEGAGAPANWGKLRSEYATCGTGQRQSPIDIRDGIKVSLEAIRFEYRPTQFRIVDNGHTLQVSVGEGMVMHVMGKRYELVQFHFHRPAEERVNGRLYDMVVHLVHKNDEGQLAVIAVLLEKGSEHPLIQTLWNNMPLEKDMEVMPTEPIDLMQLLPEIRSYWTYMGSLTTPPCTEGVLWMVMKQPLQVSADQISIFSRLYRNNARPVQPSNGRLIKESR, from the coding sequence ATGTCTGTGTTTCGCATGCCGCCGGCTTTTGCAAGCACTTTGGCCGCAACGGCGCTCGTCCTGTTGGTGAATTGTCCCGTTCAAGCCGCCAACTGGCAAGGCGTCATTGCCGGCCAGAACGAGACCATCGAGATCGACAAGGCACGCATTGCCGGCAGTGCCGGCGGCATTACGGGCTGGAGCCGCATCATTCTTGGCCGCGACGTCAAGGACCCGGGCGGTGTGTACAACGAGATTCACGCCCAAAATCTTTATGATTGCGCCGGCCGCCGGTTCACCACGCTGCGACGCGCCTATTTCAACGGCGATACCCTGGTTCGCGAGGAACCGGTCTCGCGCCAGCGCGCCAACAAGATACAGATCGGTAGCATTGACGAACGCCTGCTGAACGAGGCCTGTCGCGTGCATGCCGCCAGCGCGGCCGCCGCGGTGGCGAACGCCGCAAGCCGGTCCGCGCTCGATATGCAGGATCCGGAGCGGGCGACGGCGATGCATGCCGACATGCGAACCCTGGCCGAAGGTGCCCGACCCCGCATCGTGCCTGTGGCCGATGCCTCGCCCAAGCCGGTGGCACCCGCCGCCGTCGCGCCGGCAGCCCCTGCCACTGCTGCGCCGACACCTGCCGGCGAAAAGCCGCGACACATCATGCTGCCGGCGATCGACAAGGCGGCGGCGGACCAGGCTGCGTCGAGCGCCGGAATCAAACCTGGCGCAGCCCCGGCTTCAGCCCCCGCTCCCACTCCCGCCAAGCCGGGGGCAAAGCCCGAAGTCAAGGCGGTTGCCACGGCCGCTTCCCAGGCGGCAGCGAAGCCGACGGAAAGCGCCAGCGAGAGACGCTTGCGCGAGCTGCAGTACGCCACCAGCGGCCCGCGCAAGACCGTCATCAAGAAGAAACCGGCGCCGCCCCCGGTTGCCGAAAACCCGGCGGCCGACATGCACGCCCACTGGTCCTATGAAGGGGCAGGCGCGCCCGCCAACTGGGGCAAGCTGCGCAGCGAATACGCGACCTGCGGCACGGGTCAGCGTCAGTCTCCCATCGACATTCGCGACGGTATCAAGGTCAGTCTCGAAGCCATCCGTTTCGAGTACCGACCGACGCAGTTCCGCATCGTCGACAACGGCCATACCCTGCAGGTCAGTGTCGGCGAAGGCATGGTCATGCATGTCATGGGCAAGCGCTATGAACTGGTCCAGTTTCATTTCCATCGCCCCGCGGAAGAGCGCGTCAATGGCCGGCTCTACGACATGGTGGTGCATCTGGTGCACAAGAACGACGAGGGGCAACTGGCCGTCATCGCCGTCCTGCTCGAAAAGGGCAGCGAGCATCCCTTGATCCAGACCCTGTGGAACAACATGCCGCTGGAAAAGGACATGGAAGTCATGCCGACGGAGCCGATCGACCTCATGCAGTTGTTGCCGGAAATCCGCAGCTACTGGACCTACATGGGTTCGCTGACCACGCCGCCCTGCACCGAAGGCGTGCTGTGGATGGTGATGAAGCAGCCGCTGCAGGTGTCGGCCGACCAGATCTCGATCTTCTCGCGGCTCTACCGCAACAACGCAAGGCCGGTGCAGCCGTCGAACGGACGCCTGATCAAGGAATCGCGCTGA
- the thiC gene encoding phosphomethylpyrimidine synthase ThiC → MNANEKFIAADAHVDAAAIAPLPNSRKIYVTGSRPDIRVPMREIAQSPTGDTPNPPVTVYDCSGPYTDPAAAIDIRKGLPGLRAQWIAERNDTEELPGLSSDYGRQRLADAELSNLRFDLGRRPRRAKPGANVTQMHYARRGIITPEMEYVAIRENQKLEGLDDLLRSQHPGQSFGASIPRVITPEFVRDEIARGRAIIPNNINHPESEPMIIGRNFLTKINCNIGNSPLASTIQDEVDKMTWAIRWGGDTVMDLSTGKNIHETREWIVRNSPVAIGTVPIYQALEKVDGKAEDLTWEIFRDTLIEQAEQGVDYFTIHAGVLLRYVPLTAKRMTGIVSRGGSILAKWCLSHHKENFLYTHFEDICEIMKAYDVAFSLGDGLRPGSIYDANDAAQMGELETLGELTKIAWKHDVQVMIEGPGHVPMHMIKFNMDEQLRLCGEAPFYTLGPLTTDIAPGYDHITSAIGAAMIGWYGTAMLCYVTPKEHLGLPDKNDVKDGIMAYKIAAHAADLAKGHPGAQVRDNALSKARFEFRWEDQFNLGLDPDKAREFHDETLPQHGAKLAHFCSMCGPHFCSMKITQDVRDYAAKIGVSEQEALNKGMEVKAVEFVKAGSEIYKVS, encoded by the coding sequence ATGAATGCCAACGAAAAGTTTATCGCTGCCGACGCCCATGTAGACGCCGCCGCCATCGCCCCCCTGCCCAATTCGCGCAAGATTTACGTTACCGGCAGCCGGCCGGACATCCGCGTGCCGATGCGCGAAATTGCCCAGAGCCCGACCGGCGACACCCCCAACCCGCCGGTCACCGTCTATGACTGTTCCGGGCCCTACACCGATCCGGCCGCCGCCATCGACATCCGCAAGGGCCTGCCCGGCCTGCGGGCGCAATGGATTGCCGAGCGCAACGATACCGAGGAACTTCCCGGCCTGTCGTCAGACTACGGCCGGCAGCGCCTGGCCGATGCCGAACTGTCGAACTTGCGCTTCGACCTCGGACGGCGGCCGCGCCGCGCCAAGCCCGGCGCCAACGTGACGCAAATGCATTACGCGCGGCGCGGCATCATCACGCCCGAAATGGAATACGTCGCAATCCGCGAAAACCAGAAGCTCGAAGGCCTCGACGATCTCTTGCGCAGCCAGCATCCGGGGCAGAGCTTCGGCGCCTCGATTCCGCGCGTGATCACGCCCGAATTCGTCCGCGACGAAATCGCCCGCGGCCGCGCCATCATTCCGAACAACATCAACCACCCCGAGTCCGAGCCGATGATCATCGGCCGCAACTTCCTGACCAAGATCAACTGCAACATCGGCAACTCGCCGCTGGCCTCCACCATCCAGGACGAGGTCGACAAGATGACCTGGGCCATCCGCTGGGGCGGCGACACGGTGATGGACCTCTCCACCGGCAAGAACATCCACGAGACGCGCGAGTGGATCGTAAGGAATTCCCCGGTCGCCATCGGCACGGTGCCGATCTACCAGGCGCTGGAAAAGGTCGATGGCAAGGCCGAGGACCTCACCTGGGAAATCTTCCGCGACACGCTGATCGAACAGGCCGAGCAGGGCGTCGATTATTTCACCATCCATGCCGGCGTGCTGCTGCGCTACGTGCCGCTGACCGCCAAGCGCATGACGGGGATAGTGAGCCGCGGCGGCTCGATCCTCGCCAAGTGGTGTTTGTCGCACCACAAGGAGAATTTCCTCTACACGCATTTCGAGGACATCTGCGAAATCATGAAGGCCTACGACGTCGCCTTCAGCCTCGGCGACGGCCTGCGCCCCGGCTCGATCTACGACGCCAACGATGCGGCGCAGATGGGCGAACTGGAAACCCTGGGCGAGCTCACCAAGATCGCGTGGAAGCACGATGTCCAGGTGATGATCGAAGGCCCCGGCCACGTGCCGATGCACATGATCAAGTTCAACATGGACGAGCAGTTGCGCCTCTGCGGCGAGGCGCCCTTCTACACCCTGGGCCCGCTGACCACCGACATAGCACCCGGCTACGACCACATCACCAGCGCCATCGGCGCCGCCATGATCGGCTGGTACGGCACGGCCATGCTCTGTTATGTGACGCCGAAGGAACACCTCGGCCTGCCCGACAAGAACGACGTCAAGGACGGCATCATGGCCTACAAGATCGCGGCGCACGCCGCCGATCTGGCGAAAGGCCACCCGGGCGCGCAGGTGCGCGACAACGCGCTGTCCAAGGCGCGCTTCGAATTCCGCTGGGAAGACCAGTTCAACCTCGGCCTCGACCCCGACAAGGCGCGCGAATTCCACGACGAAACCCTGCCCCAGCACGGTGCCAAGCTGGCCCACTTCTGCTCCATGTGCGGGCCGCATTTCTGCTCCATGAAGATCACCCAGGACGTGCGCGACTACGCGGCGAAGATCGGCGTTTCGGAACAGGAAGCCTTGAACAAGGGCATGGAAGTCAAGGCTGTCGAGTTCGTCAAGGCCGGCAGCGAAATTTACAAGGTTTCCTGA